The uncultured Cohaesibacter sp. region GAACACGGCAAACGCCTTGATTGGATCAAACCCTTTACCAAGGTGAAGAATACATCCTTCGATTATCACAATGTTTCCATTAAATGGTTCGAAGATGGCACGCTCAATGTGTCAGCCAACTGCATCGACCGTCATCTGGAAAAACGTGGCGATCAGACCGCGATCATCTGGGAGGGAGATGATCCGGCTGACGACGAGCATATCACCTATAGTCAGCTCCATGAGCGGGTCAGCAAAATGGCCAACGCCTATAAGGAAATGGGCGTCGGCAAGGGTGATCGCATCATTCTTTATCTGCCAATGATCCCGGAAGCAGCCTATGCCATGCTGGCATCGGCCCGCATAGGCGCTATTCATTCCATCGTCTTTGGCGGCTTTTCGCCTGATGCTCTGGCTGACCGCATCAATGGCTGCGAAGCCAAACTTGTGGTTACGGCGGACCAAGGCTTGCGCGGCGGCCGGACCGTTCCGCTAAAAACCAACGTGGACACCGCGCTTGAAAAGGTCGATCACGACGTCAAGACGCTTGTCGTCAAGCGCACCGGCGGCGACGTGCCCATGACCAGTGGCCGCGATTTCTGGTATGAATATATGGTGGCCAAGGCCTCTGCCGATTGCCCGCCAGAACCGATGAATGCGGAAGATCCGCTCTTCATTCTCTATACGTCCGGCTCCACCGGCAAGCCGAAGGGTGTGGTCCACACCACTGGCGGCTATCTGGTTTACGCCTCCATGACCCATCAATATGTTTTTGACTATCATGAGGGCGATATCTATTGGTGCACCGCAGATGTGGGCTGGGTCACCGGCCATTCCTACATCGTCTATGGTCCGCTCGCCAATGGCGCAACCACGCTGATGTTCGAGGGCGTGCCCAACTATCCATCGCCTTCCCGATTCTGGGATGTCTGCGACAAGCATAAGGTCAATGTTTTCTACACGGCACCAACCGCCATTCGCTCACTGATGGGCGCTGGATCTGAACATGTTGAAAAAGCGGATCTTTCTTCTCTGCGCATTCTTGGCTCAGTGGGGGAACCCATCAATCCCGAAGCCTGGAAATGGTATTATGAGGTCGTCGGTAAAGAGAGATGCCCGATTGTCGATACATGGTGGCAGACGGAAACCGGCGGCATTCTGATCACGCCACTGCCCGGCGCCACCGATCTCAAGCCAGGCTCGGCTACGCGCCCCTTCTTTGGCGTTCAGCCGGTCATGCTCGATAATATGGGCAATGAAATCGGGGAAACCGCATGTGAGGGCGTGCTCTGCATTGCCGACAGCTGGCCGGGCCAGATGCGTACGGTCTATGGCGATCATGACCGCTTTGTCTCGACCTATTTCGAAACCTTCAAGGGCTACTATTTCACCGGTGATGGCGCCCGCCGCGATGCAGATGGCTATTACTGGATCACCGGCCGCGTTGATGATGTGATCAACGTTTCCGGCCACCGGATGGGCACAGCCGAAGTGGAAAGCGCTCTTGTGGCTCATGAAAAGGTATCCGAAGCCGCTGTGGTGGGCTATCCGCACGATATCAAGGGTCAGGGCATCTATGTCTATGTCACCCTGATGGAAGGCGAAGAGGAAAGCGAAGAACTGCGCAAGGAACTGCGCAACTGGGTCCGCCATGAAATCGGCCCGATCGCTTCGCCGGACCTCATCCAGTTCGCTCCGGGCCTGCCGAAAACCCGTTCCGGCAAGATCATGCGCCGCATTCTGCGCAAGATCGCCGAAGACGATTTTGGCTCACTGGGCGATACCTCGACACTGGCTGATCCAACTGTGGTGGAAGATCTTATCGACAACCGCCAGAATCGGTAACATCTCTGCCAATAGAGCAAAAGAAACCCCGTCGGCCAATCCGACGGGGTTTCT contains the following coding sequences:
- the acs gene encoding acetate--CoA ligase, producing the protein MSENVYPVPTNVASHALIDNDAYLSMYKQSVEDPEAFWGEHGKRLDWIKPFTKVKNTSFDYHNVSIKWFEDGTLNVSANCIDRHLEKRGDQTAIIWEGDDPADDEHITYSQLHERVSKMANAYKEMGVGKGDRIILYLPMIPEAAYAMLASARIGAIHSIVFGGFSPDALADRINGCEAKLVVTADQGLRGGRTVPLKTNVDTALEKVDHDVKTLVVKRTGGDVPMTSGRDFWYEYMVAKASADCPPEPMNAEDPLFILYTSGSTGKPKGVVHTTGGYLVYASMTHQYVFDYHEGDIYWCTADVGWVTGHSYIVYGPLANGATTLMFEGVPNYPSPSRFWDVCDKHKVNVFYTAPTAIRSLMGAGSEHVEKADLSSLRILGSVGEPINPEAWKWYYEVVGKERCPIVDTWWQTETGGILITPLPGATDLKPGSATRPFFGVQPVMLDNMGNEIGETACEGVLCIADSWPGQMRTVYGDHDRFVSTYFETFKGYYFTGDGARRDADGYYWITGRVDDVINVSGHRMGTAEVESALVAHEKVSEAAVVGYPHDIKGQGIYVYVTLMEGEEESEELRKELRNWVRHEIGPIASPDLIQFAPGLPKTRSGKIMRRILRKIAEDDFGSLGDTSTLADPTVVEDLIDNRQNR